One Nicotiana sylvestris chromosome 12, ASM39365v2, whole genome shotgun sequence genomic window carries:
- the LOC104216282 gene encoding amino acid permease 3-like isoform X3, whose protein sequence is MILFAFVVLYTSNLLSQCYRTGDPVNGPRNYTYMEAVKGILGGKKVKVCGLIQYLNLFGVAIGYTIAASVSMLAIKRSNCFHRNHRRDPCHMSSNGYMIAFGVTEILFSQIPGFDQVWWLSIVAAIMSFTYSTVGLVLGIAKVAGNKSFKGSLTGISIGTVTHIGTVTSTQKIWRSLQALGAIAFAYSFSIILIEIQDTIKSPPAEHKTMKKASMLSIGVTTIFYLLCGCIGYAAFGNDAPGNLLTGFGFFDPYWLLDIANAAIVIHLVGAYQVYCQPLFAFVEKWSAKKWSKSNFVTAEHDIPIPFVGVYQLNFFRVIWRTIFVILTTIIAMLLPFFNDVVGLLGALGFWPLTVYFPIEMYIKQKKIGRWTNQWIGLEMLSAACLFVSIAAAVGSIAGVVLDLKTYKPFKTIY, encoded by the exons ATGATACTATTTGCTTTTGTTGTTCTATATACTTCAAACCTCCTGTCTCAATGCTACAGAACTGGAGATCCTGTCAATGGCCCGAGGAATTACACATATATGGAGGCCGTCAAGGGAATATTAG GAGGGAAGAAAGTGAAAGTGTGTGGCTTGATTCAGTACTTGAACTTGTTTGGCGTGGCTATTGGATACACCATTGCCGCATCAGTGAGTATGTT GGCAATAAAAAGGTCAAATTGTTTCCACAGGAATCATAGGAGAGATCCTTGCCATATGTCTAGTAATGGATATATGATAGCATTTGGTGTCACTGAAATCTTGTTCTCTCAGATCCCTGGCTTTGATCAAGTGTGGTGGCTCTCTATAGTTGCTGCAATTATGTCCTTCACTTATTCTACTGTTGGTCTGGTTCTTGGAATTGCTAAAGTTGCTG GAAATAAAAGCTTCAAAGGTAGCCTTACTGGAATTAGTATTGGTACTGTAACACATATTGGAACTGTAACTTCCACTCAAAAAATATGGAGGAGTTTACAAGCTCTAGGGGCTATTGCCTTTGCATATTCTTTCTCCATCATACTTATTGAGATTCAG GATACAATAAAATCTCCTCCAGCAGAACATAAAACCATGAAAAAAGCCAGTATGCTAAGCATCGGCGTCACAACTATTTTTTATTTACTCTGTGGATGTATTGGCTATGCTGCTTTTGGAAATGATGCTCCAGGAAATCTCCTCACTGGTTTTGGATTCTTTGATCCATATTGGTTGCTCGACATAGCAAATGCAGCTATTGTCATTCACCTTGTTGGTGCTTATCAG GTCTACTGTCAACCACTCTTTGcatttgtggagaaatggagcgcGAAAAAATGGTCCAAGAGCAATTTTGTAACAGCAGAACATGACATTCCTATCCCTTTCGTTGGCGTTTACCAGCTTAACTTCTTTCGTGTAATATGGAGGACGATTTTTGTAATATTAACAACGATCATAGCGATGCTTTTGCCATTCTTCAACGACGTTGTTGGACTATTAGGAGCACTGGGATTTTGGCCACTGACGGTATATTTCCCAATAGAAATGTATATTAAGCAAAAGAAGATTGGAAGATGGACAAACCAATGGATAGGACTTGAGATGCTAAGTGCAGCTTGTTTATTTGTGTCTATAGCTGCAGCTGTTGGTTCTATAGCAGGTGTTGTTCTTGATCTCAAAACGTATAAGCCTTTCAAGACTATTTACTAA
- the LOC104216282 gene encoding amino acid permease 4-like isoform X1, with product MLPRSRTLPARIYHGEVEERHDVRHYFQVDVQPKHQKETEAIINLQTNYSKCFDDDGHLRRTGTFWTTTSHIITAVIGSGVLSLAWAIGQLGWVAGPTVMILFAFVVLYTSNLLSQCYRTGDPVNGPRNYTYMEAVKGILGGKKVKVCGLIQYLNLFGVAIGYTIAASVSMLAIKRSNCFHRNHRRDPCHMSSNGYMIAFGVTEILFSQIPGFDQVWWLSIVAAIMSFTYSTVGLVLGIAKVAGNKSFKGSLTGISIGTVTHIGTVTSTQKIWRSLQALGAIAFAYSFSIILIEIQDTIKSPPAEHKTMKKASMLSIGVTTIFYLLCGCIGYAAFGNDAPGNLLTGFGFFDPYWLLDIANAAIVIHLVGAYQVYCQPLFAFVEKWSAKKWSKSNFVTAEHDIPIPFVGVYQLNFFRVIWRTIFVILTTIIAMLLPFFNDVVGLLGALGFWPLTVYFPIEMYIKQKKIGRWTNQWIGLEMLSAACLFVSIAAAVGSIAGVVLDLKTYKPFKTIY from the exons ATGTTGCCAAGGAGTCGAACTCTTCCTGCCAGAATATACCATGGAGAA GTAGAAGAAAGGCATGATGTTAGGCACTATTTCCAAGTGGATGTCCAACCAAAACATCAAAAGGAAACTGAGGCAATAATCAACCTTCAAACCAATTACTCCAAATGCTTTGATGATGATGGCCATTTAAGAAGAACAG GGACTTTCTGGACTACAACATCACATATAATCACAGCTGTTATTGGTTCAGGAGTCCTCTCATTAGCATGGGCAATAGGGCAACTTGGTTGGGTAGCAGGACCTACTGTAATGATACTATTTGCTTTTGTTGTTCTATATACTTCAAACCTCCTGTCTCAATGCTACAGAACTGGAGATCCTGTCAATGGCCCGAGGAATTACACATATATGGAGGCCGTCAAGGGAATATTAG GAGGGAAGAAAGTGAAAGTGTGTGGCTTGATTCAGTACTTGAACTTGTTTGGCGTGGCTATTGGATACACCATTGCCGCATCAGTGAGTATGTT GGCAATAAAAAGGTCAAATTGTTTCCACAGGAATCATAGGAGAGATCCTTGCCATATGTCTAGTAATGGATATATGATAGCATTTGGTGTCACTGAAATCTTGTTCTCTCAGATCCCTGGCTTTGATCAAGTGTGGTGGCTCTCTATAGTTGCTGCAATTATGTCCTTCACTTATTCTACTGTTGGTCTGGTTCTTGGAATTGCTAAAGTTGCTG GAAATAAAAGCTTCAAAGGTAGCCTTACTGGAATTAGTATTGGTACTGTAACACATATTGGAACTGTAACTTCCACTCAAAAAATATGGAGGAGTTTACAAGCTCTAGGGGCTATTGCCTTTGCATATTCTTTCTCCATCATACTTATTGAGATTCAG GATACAATAAAATCTCCTCCAGCAGAACATAAAACCATGAAAAAAGCCAGTATGCTAAGCATCGGCGTCACAACTATTTTTTATTTACTCTGTGGATGTATTGGCTATGCTGCTTTTGGAAATGATGCTCCAGGAAATCTCCTCACTGGTTTTGGATTCTTTGATCCATATTGGTTGCTCGACATAGCAAATGCAGCTATTGTCATTCACCTTGTTGGTGCTTATCAG GTCTACTGTCAACCACTCTTTGcatttgtggagaaatggagcgcGAAAAAATGGTCCAAGAGCAATTTTGTAACAGCAGAACATGACATTCCTATCCCTTTCGTTGGCGTTTACCAGCTTAACTTCTTTCGTGTAATATGGAGGACGATTTTTGTAATATTAACAACGATCATAGCGATGCTTTTGCCATTCTTCAACGACGTTGTTGGACTATTAGGAGCACTGGGATTTTGGCCACTGACGGTATATTTCCCAATAGAAATGTATATTAAGCAAAAGAAGATTGGAAGATGGACAAACCAATGGATAGGACTTGAGATGCTAAGTGCAGCTTGTTTATTTGTGTCTATAGCTGCAGCTGTTGGTTCTATAGCAGGTGTTGTTCTTGATCTCAAAACGTATAAGCCTTTCAAGACTATTTACTAA
- the LOC104216282 gene encoding amino acid permease 4-like isoform X2, with protein sequence MLPRSRTLPARIYHGEVEERHDVRHYFQVDVQPKHQKETEAIINLQTNYSKCFDDDGHLRRTGTFWTTTSHIITAVIGSGVLSLAWAIGQLGWVAGPTVMILFAFVVLYTSNLLSQCYRTGDPVNGPRNYTYMEAVKGILGGKKVKVCGLIQYLNLFGVAIGYTIAASVSMLNHRRDPCHMSSNGYMIAFGVTEILFSQIPGFDQVWWLSIVAAIMSFTYSTVGLVLGIAKVAGNKSFKGSLTGISIGTVTHIGTVTSTQKIWRSLQALGAIAFAYSFSIILIEIQDTIKSPPAEHKTMKKASMLSIGVTTIFYLLCGCIGYAAFGNDAPGNLLTGFGFFDPYWLLDIANAAIVIHLVGAYQVYCQPLFAFVEKWSAKKWSKSNFVTAEHDIPIPFVGVYQLNFFRVIWRTIFVILTTIIAMLLPFFNDVVGLLGALGFWPLTVYFPIEMYIKQKKIGRWTNQWIGLEMLSAACLFVSIAAAVGSIAGVVLDLKTYKPFKTIY encoded by the exons ATGTTGCCAAGGAGTCGAACTCTTCCTGCCAGAATATACCATGGAGAA GTAGAAGAAAGGCATGATGTTAGGCACTATTTCCAAGTGGATGTCCAACCAAAACATCAAAAGGAAACTGAGGCAATAATCAACCTTCAAACCAATTACTCCAAATGCTTTGATGATGATGGCCATTTAAGAAGAACAG GGACTTTCTGGACTACAACATCACATATAATCACAGCTGTTATTGGTTCAGGAGTCCTCTCATTAGCATGGGCAATAGGGCAACTTGGTTGGGTAGCAGGACCTACTGTAATGATACTATTTGCTTTTGTTGTTCTATATACTTCAAACCTCCTGTCTCAATGCTACAGAACTGGAGATCCTGTCAATGGCCCGAGGAATTACACATATATGGAGGCCGTCAAGGGAATATTAG GAGGGAAGAAAGTGAAAGTGTGTGGCTTGATTCAGTACTTGAACTTGTTTGGCGTGGCTATTGGATACACCATTGCCGCATCAGTGAGTATGTT GAATCATAGGAGAGATCCTTGCCATATGTCTAGTAATGGATATATGATAGCATTTGGTGTCACTGAAATCTTGTTCTCTCAGATCCCTGGCTTTGATCAAGTGTGGTGGCTCTCTATAGTTGCTGCAATTATGTCCTTCACTTATTCTACTGTTGGTCTGGTTCTTGGAATTGCTAAAGTTGCTG GAAATAAAAGCTTCAAAGGTAGCCTTACTGGAATTAGTATTGGTACTGTAACACATATTGGAACTGTAACTTCCACTCAAAAAATATGGAGGAGTTTACAAGCTCTAGGGGCTATTGCCTTTGCATATTCTTTCTCCATCATACTTATTGAGATTCAG GATACAATAAAATCTCCTCCAGCAGAACATAAAACCATGAAAAAAGCCAGTATGCTAAGCATCGGCGTCACAACTATTTTTTATTTACTCTGTGGATGTATTGGCTATGCTGCTTTTGGAAATGATGCTCCAGGAAATCTCCTCACTGGTTTTGGATTCTTTGATCCATATTGGTTGCTCGACATAGCAAATGCAGCTATTGTCATTCACCTTGTTGGTGCTTATCAG GTCTACTGTCAACCACTCTTTGcatttgtggagaaatggagcgcGAAAAAATGGTCCAAGAGCAATTTTGTAACAGCAGAACATGACATTCCTATCCCTTTCGTTGGCGTTTACCAGCTTAACTTCTTTCGTGTAATATGGAGGACGATTTTTGTAATATTAACAACGATCATAGCGATGCTTTTGCCATTCTTCAACGACGTTGTTGGACTATTAGGAGCACTGGGATTTTGGCCACTGACGGTATATTTCCCAATAGAAATGTATATTAAGCAAAAGAAGATTGGAAGATGGACAAACCAATGGATAGGACTTGAGATGCTAAGTGCAGCTTGTTTATTTGTGTCTATAGCTGCAGCTGTTGGTTCTATAGCAGGTGTTGTTCTTGATCTCAAAACGTATAAGCCTTTCAAGACTATTTACTAA